A window of Nocardia arthritidis genomic DNA:
GTGTACCCAATAGGTTTTCATGCTGATACCTCGAATCGGCGGTCGGTCGGGGCGGTCAGGTTCAGAAAGGCCTCCTCCAGCGTCGGTTTGCGAACGGTGACCTCCTCGATGGTGACGCCCGGCACCGCGAAGCAGCGGGCGGCATCCTCGCCACCGGACGACGAGGTCCAGGTCATGGTGCGGGACTCGCGGTCGACGCTGGGGTCGGCGGCGGTCAGCGTGTCCCGGATCGTGTCGAGATCCGTTGCGCGCCTTGTGCGTATCGTCACGACATCGGCGGCATGGGCGTCCTTCAGCTCACCCGGGGTGCCGTCGGCCAGGATGCGGCCGCCGTCGAGCACCACGATCCGGTCGGCGAGCGCATCGGCCTCCTCCAGGTATTGCGTGGTGAGGACGACATCGGTACCGCCGGTGACCAATTCGGTGACCAGCGACCAAAGGCCGTGGCGCGCAGCGGGATCCAGGCCGGTGGTCGGTTCGTCGAGCAGCAGCAGGCGCGGCCGCCCGACCAGGCTCGCGCCCAGGTCGAGGCGGCGGCGCATACCGCCGGAGTAGGTGCCGACGCGCCGGTCGGCGGCCTCCCGCAGCCCGAGTCGCCGCAGCACCTCGGCCGCGGCGGTGCGGGCGTCGCGACGGGTCAGCCCGAACAGGACGCCGGTCATCTCCAGGTTCTCCGCACCGGTCAACAGCGGTTCGACCGTCGCGTGCTGACCCGCCAAGCCGATGACCCCGCGCACCCGGCGCGCGTCGCGCACGGTGTCGTTGCCGAGCACCCGGAGCGTTCCGGCATCGGGGTTGGTCAGCGTGGCGAGCATGCGCACCAGGGTGGTCTTGCCCGCACCGTTGCGGCCGAGCACCGCGAGCAGGCTGCCGGGTTCGGCCGTCAGGTCGAGATTGTCGAGCGCGGTGGTGTCACCGAACCGCTTGGTGACACCGTGCGCTTCGAAAAGGGTTGTCACCGTGCCCCATCGGCGACCAGGACGTACGAATTGCCGTCCGGGTCGGAGAAGGACGCCTGCCGCCCCCACTGCTCGTCGGTGGGTCCGTCGACATCGGCGCCCGCCGCGCGCAGCTTCTCGACGACGGCGTCGATATCGGGGCTGTTCACGATCACGCCCGCGAGGTTCCCCGCGCTCGCGCCCGGGAACGGCTTGTGCAGGATGATGCCGGTGCCGGTTTCACCTGCGCCGACCTCGAGCCACCGGTTATCGCCGAATGTGTTGTCGGCGCGCACGGTCATGCCGAGCACCCCGGTGTAGAACTCCTTCGCCCTGTCTTGATCGGAGACGAAGGCGGTGATCTTCCCTATCTGCGAAATCGTCATGGCGATGACAATAGGTAGGTATTAGCCTACCTGTCAACCGTAGGTTTTTTCCTACCCAATGTGCTCGAAACGCGCGGACCGGTGGGCTCGGCGAGTATCCGGGGCTGGCTATCCCAGGCGACGCGGGC
This region includes:
- a CDS encoding ABC transporter ATP-binding protein, which codes for MTTLFEAHGVTKRFGDTTALDNLDLTAEPGSLLAVLGRNGAGKTTLVRMLATLTNPDAGTLRVLGNDTVRDARRVRGVIGLAGQHATVEPLLTGAENLEMTGVLFGLTRRDARTAAAEVLRRLGLREAADRRVGTYSGGMRRRLDLGASLVGRPRLLLLDEPTTGLDPAARHGLWSLVTELVTGGTDVVLTTQYLEEADALADRIVVLDGGRILADGTPGELKDAHAADVVTIRTRRATDLDTIRDTLTAADPSVDRESRTMTWTSSSGGEDAARCFAVPGVTIEEVTVRKPTLEEAFLNLTAPTDRRFEVSA
- a CDS encoding VOC family protein gives rise to the protein MTISQIGKITAFVSDQDRAKEFYTGVLGMTVRADNTFGDNRWLEVGAGETGTGIILHKPFPGASAGNLAGVIVNSPDIDAVVEKLRAAGADVDGPTDEQWGRQASFSDPDGNSYVLVADGAR